CCGCTTTCTGTTGTCCCAGCGACGCGGCCACTTCGGGCTGGTCGATGTTGTAAGTTCCTGCCGACCCGCAGCACAAATGTCCGTCGGCGATTTCGACCAACTGCAAACCGGGAACCATCCTCAACAATTGACGCGGCTCGCTACGAACCCCCTGCGCATTGGCCAAGTGACATGCATCGTGGTAGGCGACGCGAATCGGCTGGTTCGTATCCGCAACGGGCACCAAGTCACCTAACTCGGCCAAGTACTTCGACACGTCAACGACGCGATCGCGAAACGAACTCGCGCGATCGTGATCTGATGTCCCCTTCAAGATCACCGGGTACTCGTGCATTCCGCTGCCACAACCGGCAGCATTGGTCACGATCGCATCAACATCGTCTGGAAATGCAGCCAAGTTTTGGCGGGCAAAATTCTGCGCCGCCGCATGGTTTCCGACATGCCACGAAAGCGCACCGCAGCAAGTTTGTTTCTTCGGCACGACGACTTCGACACCGTTACGAGTCAACACGTCAATCGTCGCTGTGTTGATGTCGGGATCCAAGACGCTTTGCGCACACCCGATCAACAAGGCTACTCGCCCACGCCGAGTCCCAACCGCAGGATTCACGGATGCCCATGCTTGTTTGGGCGGCAACCGAACGGGCAGCAAGTCCAACATCACGCGCAGCGAATTCGGCAACACACTGGCAAACGGCTTGACCAGCTTCCCCGACATCGCGGCAATTCGAAAACGCCCAGGATACGGAAGCGTCAACTGAGCCACCGTGCGACGGAAACGGTCGCCCCACGTTCGCGATCGCTTAGGCTCAATCAACGCACGAAAGGGACTGATCAATTCGCGGTACGACACGCCCGACGGACAAGCCGGCTCGCAAGCCAAACAACCCAAACACGAATCGAGATGCGGCGTCGCCTCGTCGATCGACAACGTGCCCTCCAAGACTTCTTTCATCAAGACGATACGGCCACGCGGCGATGCAGCTTCTTGGCCGATTTCCTGATACGTCGGACAAGCCGCCAAACAGAACCCGCAGTGAACGCAGGTGCTGACCGCCGAAATCATGTCCGGTCCGCACGCACCATGTTGGTCAGGATTGATTTTGTGAAGCATTGTTATTCGCCGAATCGGTTCAGAGGATCCATGGCCGCTTTGATATTCCGCGATAACTGCGACTGATAGATTTTGCCGATGATCGCTTGATTCCAGTCGCCTCGAACGACCAGCCCGGTCAATGCAAGTTTTGTCAGACGCTCACTCAAAAACGCGATGTCGTCGGTGGCAACCCAGACGATGTTGTCTGCGGCGCTGGCATGATGATCGAAATCGCAAAGCGACTGCGACGATGCCGGCACTTTTACAACGTGCGAACGGTCACCGGCGAACGTGAGCTCCGTCACGCTCTGCCAAAACGAATCACTCGAATCTAACTCGCGAACATCATCGCCCCAGCGCCCCGAGACCTGCGCTGCGATCGCTTGATTGACTTGCGGCGGCCCAGCAAGTCGCAAGTAAAGATTGAATTCATTCCTCCGCGAATCGATCGCGTCGAACTCCCACTGGCTGGCGGCCGCTTCGCTGATTCGCCGATTCAAATTGTCGCTTGACTGGCAATTCACCACCAACGTCAGCGTCGACGCGGGCTTGGGAAAGACCTTGAACGTCAACTCGGTCATCACGCCAAGCCGACCGAGGCTGCCGACCATCAACTTCGGAATGTCAAATCCGGCTGCGTTCTTAACGACCTTGCCGCCGCTGCGGATCATCTTGCCATCGCCCGAAACAAACGAGCAACCAATGATGAAGTCACGCAGCCCGCCAAACCGAAACCGCCCTGCCCCCGACAACCCAGCCGCCACCGTGCCACCGATAGTCGCGCCAGCCTGAACCAACATCGGGTCAAACGGCAAGTACTGATTGCGACCGGCAAGCACCGCGTTGATCTCGTCAATCCGCGTTCCAGCTAGTGCCGTAAACGTGAACTCCGACGGCTCGTACTCGATCACGC
The DNA window shown above is from Rubripirellula reticaptiva and carries:
- a CDS encoding (Fe-S)-binding protein; the encoded protein is MLHKINPDQHGACGPDMISAVSTCVHCGFCLAACPTYQEIGQEAASPRGRIVLMKEVLEGTLSIDEATPHLDSCLGCLACEPACPSGVSYRELISPFRALIEPKRSRTWGDRFRRTVAQLTLPYPGRFRIAAMSGKLVKPFASVLPNSLRVMLDLLPVRLPPKQAWASVNPAVGTRRGRVALLIGCAQSVLDPDINTATIDVLTRNGVEVVVPKKQTCCGALSWHVGNHAAAQNFARQNLAAFPDDVDAIVTNAAGCGSGMHEYPVILKGTSDHDRASSFRDRVVDVSKYLAELGDLVPVADTNQPIRVAYHDACHLANAQGVRSEPRQLLRMVPGLQLVEIADGHLCCGSAGTYNIDQPEVAASLGQQKAASVIATDAAVVATGNIGCMTQLSVHLKQAGSKIQVKHTMQVLSDAYGRSDGR
- a CDS encoding FAD-binding protein is translated as MNDSILRPANEAELVDAIRGHQQITPCGNMTKPAMSTMTRDGDTTRVSLSAMSGVIEYEPSEFTFTALAGTRIDEINAVLAGRNQYLPFDPMLVQAGATIGGTVAAGLSGAGRFRFGGLRDFIIGCSFVSGDGKMIRSGGKVVKNAAGFDIPKLMVGSLGRLGVMTELTFKVFPKPASTLTLVVNCQSSDNLNRRISEAAASQWEFDAIDSRRNEFNLYLRLAGPPQVNQAIAAQVSGRWGDDVRELDSSDSFWQSVTELTFAGDRSHVVKVPASSQSLCDFDHHASAADNIVWVATDDIAFLSERLTKLALTGLVVRGDWNQAIIGKIYQSQLSRNIKAAMDPLNRFGE